A section of the Chryseobacterium scophthalmum genome encodes:
- a CDS encoding glycosyltransferase family 2 protein: MNLSIVIPLLNEEESLEELFTRIDNVCKTSNLSYEVWFIDDGSTDLSWSIIENLKVQHPQIHGIKFSRNYGKSQALHAAFERAHGDVIITMDADLQDFPEEIPELYRMVIEDNYDIVSGWKKKRFDNVMTKNIPSKLFNAAARKVSGVYLHDFNCGLKAYKKQVVKSIDVYGDMHRYIPVLAANAGFRRITEKEVPHQARPYGTSKFGTERFVRGFLDLVTLWFVSRFGGRPMHFFGAVGTIMFIVGFLSAFWLGISKLIDVARGIYGHLITNNPWFFIALTMMLMGTLLFIAGFLGEMIIRTNREHKNYNIDEVI, translated from the coding sequence ATGAATTTATCTATAGTAATTCCGTTACTCAACGAGGAAGAATCTCTCGAAGAGTTGTTTACAAGAATCGACAACGTTTGCAAAACCAGCAACTTATCGTATGAAGTTTGGTTTATCGATGACGGAAGTACAGATTTGTCGTGGAGCATTATTGAGAATTTAAAAGTTCAGCATCCACAAATCCACGGAATAAAATTTTCAAGAAATTACGGAAAATCTCAGGCTTTACATGCCGCTTTTGAAAGAGCACACGGTGATGTTATTATTACCATGGATGCAGATTTACAAGACTTCCCGGAAGAAATTCCTGAGCTTTACAGAATGGTGATTGAAGATAATTACGACATCGTTTCGGGTTGGAAGAAAAAGCGTTTTGATAATGTAATGACCAAAAATATTCCTTCAAAACTCTTCAACGCTGCGGCAAGAAAAGTTTCTGGAGTTTATTTGCACGACTTTAACTGTGGTCTTAAAGCTTATAAAAAACAGGTTGTAAAATCTATCGATGTGTATGGAGATATGCACCGTTATATCCCTGTTTTAGCTGCGAATGCAGGTTTCAGAAGAATTACAGAAAAAGAAGTTCCGCATCAGGCAAGACCTTACGGAACATCAAAATTCGGGACTGAAAGATTCGTGCGAGGATTTTTAGATTTGGTAACACTTTGGTTTGTAAGCCGTTTTGGCGGAAGGCCAATGCATTTTTTCGGAGCAGTAGGAACGATTATGTTTATTGTAGGTTTTCTTTCAGCTTTTTGGTTGGGAATTTCTAAATTAATCGACGTTGCAAGAGGAATTTACGGGCATTTAATTACCAATAATCCTTGGTTTTTTATTGCATTAACCATGATGTTGATGGGAACTTTGCTTTTCATCGCAGGATTCTTGGGAGAAATGATTATCAGAACCAACAGAGAGCATAAAAATTATAATATTGACGAAGTAATTTAG
- a CDS encoding GIN domain-containing protein, with amino-acid sequence MKKIVPLLSILTIVSCGKISPKGNLEKKEIDVEEFVNLDLEGKFRVFYARGPKNFVEVETYPNIAGNLDIDVDDKTLSIKESRKTKGVDFYNITIYSKYNLEKISISDSVEMNISSEIKTDNFKLNLKNYATFMGSLNTRRAEIDMQNRSRANFLGETKDAVIKISDTASLIAPYWKIVNLNVDSQNGNYAEVNVKDTLKGTVKNTAKFVYYNDPIRAFKVDRTTRVENKKLN; translated from the coding sequence ATGAAAAAAATTGTTCCTTTATTATCAATATTAACAATAGTTTCCTGTGGTAAAATTTCTCCAAAAGGAAATTTAGAGAAGAAAGAAATTGATGTTGAAGAATTTGTAAACCTTGATTTAGAAGGGAAATTTCGGGTATTTTATGCAAGAGGACCGAAAAACTTTGTGGAAGTAGAGACCTACCCAAACATAGCCGGAAATCTTGATATTGATGTTGATGATAAGACTTTGTCTATAAAAGAAAGTCGAAAAACAAAAGGCGTTGATTTTTATAATATCACGATTTATTCAAAATATAATCTGGAGAAAATTTCAATTTCAGACTCTGTGGAAATGAATATTTCGAGTGAAATTAAAACCGATAATTTCAAATTAAATTTAAAAAATTACGCTACTTTTATGGGTTCGTTGAACACAAGAAGAGCGGAAATTGATATGCAGAATAGAAGCCGCGCTAATTTTTTAGGTGAAACTAAAGATGCGGTAATAAAAATTTCAGACACGGCGAGTTTAATTGCTCCTTACTGGAAAATTGTCAATCTAAATGTAGATTCTCAAAACGGAAACTATGCAGAAGTCAACGTAAAAGATACACTGAAAGGAACTGTAAAAAATACAGCAAAATTTGTGTATTATAATGATCCAATCAGAGCTTTTAAAGTTGATAGAACGACAAGAGTGGAAAATAAAAAATTGAACTAA
- a CDS encoding phospho-sugar mutase, with protein sequence MTTLEKAKLWLSDTFDKETRDAVQLLIDSNSPDLEDSFYRELEFGTGGMRGIMGVGTNRLNKYTLGQATQGLANYMLEQFAGEEISVAIAYDVRHNSKEFGKLVADVLTANGIKVLLFKNHRPTPELSFAVRDKKCNGGIVLTASHNPPEYNGYKVYWNDGAQIVPPHDEAIINEVYSVKFEEIKFEGNDDLIEWIGEEQDDVYIDICIENSTYQDVGKGNLNIVFTSIHGTTYTTVPQALEKAGFKKVDLVKEQMIPSGNFPTVDSPNPEEPAALEMAMDLAKITNADIVIGTDPDGDRLGIAVRNLEGEIQLLNGNQCNTILTYYILDQWKKQGRITGKEFIGSTIVTSDIFFDIAEKFGVDCKVGLTGFKWIGKMIRDFEGEEKFVCGGEESFGFMTGDFVRDKDSCGSIILACEIAAWCKANGKTMYEYMIEIYQETGMYYEGLINIVKKGRDGAEEIQNMMKNFRENPPKSLAGSLVEEVKDFKEQTNFVVSENQKHVMDDIPKSNVLIYYTQDGTKVCVRPSGTEPKIKFYVSVKESITSKEDFEETLKVLEAKIEEVRKDLQLN encoded by the coding sequence ATGACAACATTAGAAAAAGCGAAACTTTGGTTAAGTGACACCTTTGATAAAGAAACAAGAGATGCTGTTCAATTATTAATCGACAGCAATTCTCCTGATTTGGAAGACTCTTTTTATAGAGAATTAGAGTTCGGAACTGGAGGAATGAGAGGGATTATGGGTGTTGGAACCAATCGTTTAAATAAATACACATTAGGTCAAGCTACACAGGGACTTGCGAATTATATGTTAGAGCAATTTGCAGGTGAGGAAATCAGTGTTGCGATTGCTTATGACGTTCGTCACAATTCAAAAGAATTTGGAAAATTGGTGGCAGATGTTTTAACGGCAAACGGAATTAAAGTTTTGTTGTTTAAAAATCACAGACCAACGCCTGAATTATCTTTCGCCGTTCGTGATAAAAAATGCAACGGAGGAATTGTTTTAACGGCTTCTCATAATCCACCAGAATACAACGGATATAAAGTATACTGGAATGACGGAGCGCAAATCGTTCCGCCACATGATGAAGCAATTATCAATGAAGTATATTCTGTAAAATTTGAAGAAATTAAATTTGAAGGAAATGATGATTTAATCGAATGGATCGGAGAAGAGCAGGATGATGTTTATATCGATATTTGTATCGAAAATTCAACCTATCAAGATGTTGGAAAAGGAAATTTAAATATTGTTTTCACATCTATTCACGGCACAACTTACACAACAGTTCCACAAGCTTTGGAAAAAGCTGGTTTCAAAAAAGTAGACCTTGTTAAAGAACAGATGATTCCAAGCGGAAATTTCCCGACGGTAGATTCTCCAAACCCGGAAGAACCTGCAGCATTGGAAATGGCAATGGATTTAGCTAAAATAACCAATGCTGACATCGTAATCGGAACTGATCCTGATGGAGATAGATTAGGAATTGCTGTTAGAAACTTAGAAGGCGAAATTCAATTGTTGAACGGAAACCAGTGTAATACGATTTTAACGTATTATATTTTGGATCAGTGGAAAAAACAAGGAAGAATTACCGGAAAAGAATTTATCGGTTCTACGATTGTAACTTCAGATATTTTCTTTGATATTGCTGAAAAATTCGGAGTTGACTGTAAAGTTGGATTGACAGGTTTCAAATGGATTGGGAAAATGATCCGTGATTTTGAAGGCGAAGAAAAATTTGTTTGCGGTGGCGAAGAAAGTTTCGGTTTTATGACTGGAGATTTCGTTCGTGATAAAGATTCTTGTGGAAGTATCATTTTAGCTTGCGAAATTGCAGCTTGGTGTAAAGCCAACGGAAAAACCATGTATGAATACATGATTGAAATCTATCAGGAAACCGGAATGTATTACGAAGGTTTAATTAATATCGTTAAAAAAGGAAGAGACGGAGCGGAAGAAATTCAGAATATGATGAAAAATTTCCGTGAAAATCCTCCAAAATCATTGGCTGGTTCTTTAGTTGAAGAAGTGAAAGATTTTAAAGAGCAGACCAATTTCGTAGTTTCTGAAAATCAAAAACATGTGATGGATGATATTCCGAAATCTAATGTGTTGATTTATTACACCCAAGACGGAACAAAAGTTTGTGTAAGACCTTCAGGAACAGAACCAAAAATTAAATTTTATGTTTCTGTAAAAGAGAGCATAACTTCAAAAGAAGATTTTGAAGAAACGTTGAAAGTTTTGGAAGCAAAAATAGAAGAAGTAAGAAAAGACCTTCAGTTGAATTAA
- a CDS encoding pyridoxal phosphate-dependent aminotransferase — translation MKVSKLAANLIGSEIVKIGNEVNDLKAKGAEIANLTIGDLNSNLYPIPAELKEEIQKAYQNNLTNYPPANGLLSLRNEVSKDLKTRWNLEYLANDILITAGSRPLIYAVYKVIVDEGDKVIYPTPSWNNNHYAYLTSADAVEVKTTQENNFLPTAADLKPHLSGAVLLALCSPLNPTGTMFTEAQLREICEMILEENAKRGADEKPLYLMYDQIYSNLTFGAKHVDPVSLFPEMREFTIYIDGISKCLAATGVRVGWGFGPAHIIDKMKALLTHVGAWAPKPEQEATAKYFQNSENVNTFITDFKGKLEASLKVLHNGIQNLKTNGLAVDSIEPMGAMYLTIKLDYIGKTKPDGTVIGNSSDLVFYLINEAGVALVPFSAFGEEKSEPWFRASVGGLDIKEIELMMPKLENTLNNLK, via the coding sequence GTGAAAGTTTCAAAATTAGCAGCGAACCTCATTGGTTCTGAAATTGTAAAAATTGGTAATGAAGTAAATGATTTAAAGGCGAAAGGGGCAGAGATTGCTAATCTTACGATTGGTGATTTGAACTCAAATCTTTACCCGATTCCTGCAGAATTAAAAGAAGAAATTCAGAAAGCGTATCAGAATAACTTAACCAATTATCCACCTGCAAACGGATTATTGTCATTAAGAAATGAAGTTTCTAAAGACTTGAAAACAAGATGGAATTTGGAGTATTTAGCAAATGATATTTTGATTACAGCAGGTTCAAGACCGTTGATTTATGCAGTTTATAAAGTAATCGTAGACGAAGGTGACAAGGTAATTTATCCTACACCGTCTTGGAACAACAATCATTACGCTTATCTTACTTCTGCAGATGCTGTTGAAGTAAAAACTACTCAGGAAAATAATTTCTTACCAACTGCTGCAGATTTAAAACCTCACTTGAGCGGAGCTGTTCTTTTAGCGCTTTGTTCACCGTTAAATCCTACAGGAACCATGTTTACAGAAGCTCAGTTAAGAGAAATCTGTGAAATGATCTTGGAAGAAAATGCAAAAAGAGGAGCTGACGAAAAGCCTTTGTACTTAATGTATGATCAGATCTATTCTAATCTTACTTTTGGTGCAAAACATGTAGATCCGGTTTCACTTTTCCCTGAAATGAGAGAATTTACCATCTATATTGATGGTATTTCTAAATGTCTTGCTGCAACAGGAGTTCGTGTAGGATGGGGATTTGGTCCTGCTCATATTATTGACAAAATGAAAGCTTTGTTGACTCACGTTGGAGCTTGGGCGCCAAAACCAGAGCAGGAAGCAACCGCAAAATATTTCCAGAATTCAGAGAATGTAAATACATTTATTACTGATTTTAAAGGGAAATTAGAAGCAAGCTTAAAAGTTCTTCATAACGGAATCCAGAATTTAAAAACCAATGGTTTAGCGGTTGATAGCATCGAACCAATGGGAGCAATGTATCTTACCATTAAATTAGATTACATTGGAAAAACCAAACCAGACGGAACCGTAATCGGGAATTCTTCTGATTTGGTTTTCTATTTAATCAATGAAGCGGGAGTTGCTTTAGTACCTTTCTCTGCTTTTGGTGAAGAAAAATCTGAGCCGTGGTTTAGAGCTTCTGTAGGAGGTTTAGATATCAAAGAAATTGAACTGATGATGCCGAAACTGGAGAATACTTTAAATAATTTAAAATAG
- a CDS encoding S1 family peptidase: protein MDNEKKESNQNELEQNQPQQDNNSPSDDFSEQRNSESENIITENSTTEIQENPIENQPKESLPVTEKKKKNGYKIAFFSLGGIILLGGASYFGYQYYKNHQVEPIVENVCLDTDTKIYDAYKDAVVMVKHRYAFFAKIKGKEVQLNIPEASEEILFGTAFFVDKKGNMISNSHVLQPWNSPENVDKINTDAANIRRKIASILTTDISEDGYETFIASNWGNASSEYNEEGGYHDGESEEDGGEDFVNSNDVAVDTVASSEDIAASIPQKDYVSEDEIEVYMKTVDISVALHNSAEEWLPCTIEKISEDQSIDLGVLQLTTKETPNTVVNIINLDNAVTDDQSLRPGEKAVMIGYPLGEDLAQTISGIKVQLYNGQISKESDGTKIQYSVTSTHGASGAPVFNNCGQLIAVNFSGVEKVQGYNFGIIAKKIYSIYPVIAGEAKPSTE from the coding sequence ATGGATAATGAAAAAAAAGAATCCAACCAGAATGAGTTGGAACAAAATCAGCCACAGCAAGACAATAATTCGCCTTCTGATGACTTTTCAGAGCAGCGAAATTCTGAATCAGAAAATATAATTACTGAAAATTCTACAACTGAGATTCAGGAAAACCCCATAGAAAATCAACCTAAAGAAAGCTTGCCCGTAACCGAAAAAAAGAAAAAGAACGGTTATAAAATTGCATTTTTCAGTTTGGGAGGAATCATTCTTTTAGGCGGAGCTTCTTATTTTGGATATCAATACTACAAAAATCATCAGGTTGAACCTATCGTTGAAAATGTTTGTTTAGATACCGATACCAAAATTTACGATGCTTATAAAGATGCTGTAGTAATGGTAAAACACAGATATGCTTTTTTTGCAAAAATTAAAGGAAAAGAAGTTCAGCTGAATATTCCTGAAGCTTCAGAAGAAATACTTTTTGGAACTGCATTTTTTGTTGACAAAAAAGGAAATATGATTTCAAACAGTCACGTTTTACAACCTTGGAATTCTCCGGAAAATGTTGATAAAATAAATACTGATGCAGCCAACATCCGAAGAAAAATTGCTTCGATTCTTACCACAGATATTTCGGAAGACGGTTACGAAACCTTTATTGCATCCAATTGGGGAAATGCATCTTCAGAATATAATGAAGAAGGTGGATATCATGATGGAGAGAGTGAAGAAGATGGAGGCGAAGATTTTGTAAATTCAAATGATGTTGCTGTAGATACTGTTGCAAGTTCTGAAGACATTGCCGCTTCAATTCCTCAGAAAGATTATGTTTCTGAGGACGAAATCGAAGTTTATATGAAGACAGTAGATATTTCTGTCGCTTTACATAACTCTGCTGAAGAATGGTTGCCTTGTACAATTGAAAAAATTTCTGAAGACCAATCTATTGATTTAGGAGTTTTACAATTAACAACTAAAGAAACGCCAAATACTGTTGTAAATATTATCAATCTTGATAATGCTGTAACCGATGATCAAAGTTTACGTCCCGGTGAAAAAGCGGTGATGATTGGCTATCCTTTAGGCGAAGATTTAGCACAAACCATTTCAGGAATTAAAGTACAGTTGTATAACGGACAAATCAGTAAAGAATCTGACGGAACAAAAATCCAATATAGTGTTACTTCAACACACGGTGCAAGCGGAGCTCCAGTTTTTAATAATTGCGGACAATTAATTGCCGTCAATTTTAGCGGAGTTGAAAAAGTACAGGGTTATAATTTTGGAATTATTGCCAAGAAAATTTACTCTATATATCCTGTTATAGCTGGTGAAGCGAAACCAAGTACGGAATAA
- a CDS encoding VIT domain-containing protein, with translation MKKINSLIATLLFSVAIAQIPTLEVDNQKKHPVILQDAKIDTKILGNLATTTATYTFYNPSNRILEGKLTFPLPEGVSVSGYALDINGKLRNAVPVPKERAKEVFESIERRNVDPGIIEKVEGNNFRTRIYPIPQKGSRTIQITYHQELKNVASDYQYFLSFANATTIPKFNLKVWISETATVPKILENPDGSFAFQKQGNQWIAEIAKSDFTPNESLKVTIPKNQNLSNVVLQKASGDKFYFAANVGLNFPVKEKPKSQKIAIIWDNSFSGSKRNRDKELDFLNAYFADNKNVSVSFSLLNNIFEKAEEFNISQGNWSELKARILNLKYDGGTDFGALKEINGIEEYLLFSDGISNFGDLTMKFKKPLNSIVSTPTSDFNLLKLLANQSGGNFINLNELDTQSALKTYKKLPVRFLGFKENPNMQELFPNISSVISEPVNIFGITSGNAGKLTAVFSVGNEKFETPVDFSKAQQLENWQVAQFWAQKKINELELNSTQNRQEIKNISEQFGVVSKNTSLIVLDDINDYVRYKITPPQELLADYQKIVSQNKGRVLEQRKNLLSKAFDKTRELKTWWNTEFKPVEKKEYPRVINQSTRDTTSVARGLDEVVLLGYTPNANRAVEMEASSSDAMVDIIAEKPKGKITLVDVESTEEYMKDFQNLQSAEVIYQKYLENRSKHEKQVSYYFDISKLLFKKGDKALSLKVLSTLAELDLENEELYKTIYYLLKQRGHYDKELWITQKILEWRPFDAQSHRDYALALVDNKKTQEALNIYKSLLYQEFTDEISMRDNGIEEILIMEINNILKQNKNVDGSKIDDRLKADLPVDIRVVINWNKDNTDIDLWVTDPKGEDCSYQHKSTAIGGRISNDFTQGFGPEQFLLKKAVKGKYKIKTNFFGERQNILSGPTTVMAEVYLYYSDGRQERKIAVFQSQKENKKENDSKILIGEFEF, from the coding sequence ATGAAAAAAATAAATAGTTTAATTGCAACTTTGCTTTTCAGTGTTGCAATTGCACAAATTCCAACACTGGAAGTTGACAACCAGAAAAAGCATCCTGTTATTCTACAGGATGCTAAAATTGACACCAAGATCTTAGGAAATCTTGCTACAACAACCGCAACGTATACTTTTTATAATCCAAGCAACAGAATTCTTGAGGGAAAACTTACTTTTCCGCTTCCGGAAGGTGTTTCAGTAAGTGGTTACGCTTTGGATATCAACGGAAAACTCAGAAATGCAGTTCCTGTTCCCAAAGAAAGAGCCAAGGAAGTTTTCGAAAGTATTGAAAGAAGAAATGTAGATCCTGGAATCATTGAAAAAGTAGAAGGAAATAATTTCAGAACCAGGATTTATCCTATTCCGCAAAAGGGTAGCCGAACGATCCAGATCACTTATCATCAGGAGTTAAAGAATGTTGCTTCAGATTATCAATATTTTTTAAGCTTTGCGAATGCAACGACAATTCCGAAATTTAATCTGAAAGTCTGGATAAGCGAAACAGCAACTGTTCCGAAGATTTTAGAAAATCCTGACGGAAGTTTCGCTTTTCAGAAACAGGGAAATCAATGGATTGCAGAAATCGCTAAATCTGATTTTACACCTAATGAAAGTTTAAAAGTTACGATTCCTAAAAATCAAAATTTATCGAATGTTGTTTTGCAGAAAGCTTCGGGAGACAAATTTTATTTTGCGGCGAATGTCGGATTGAATTTTCCCGTAAAAGAAAAACCAAAATCTCAGAAAATTGCGATTATTTGGGATAATTCTTTCAGTGGATCCAAAAGAAACCGAGATAAAGAACTTGATTTTTTGAATGCCTACTTTGCAGACAATAAAAATGTTTCCGTTTCTTTTTCTTTGCTGAACAATATTTTTGAAAAAGCTGAAGAGTTCAATATTTCTCAGGGAAATTGGAGCGAATTGAAAGCTAGAATTTTAAATTTAAAATATGATGGCGGAACAGATTTCGGAGCTTTAAAAGAAATCAATGGAATAGAAGAATATCTCTTATTTTCGGATGGAATTTCCAATTTTGGAGATTTAACGATGAAGTTTAAAAAGCCTTTAAATAGTATTGTAAGTACACCAACTTCAGATTTTAATTTGCTTAAATTATTGGCAAATCAATCAGGTGGAAATTTTATTAATTTAAATGAATTAGATACACAATCAGCTTTAAAAACATACAAAAAATTACCGGTTCGTTTTTTAGGATTTAAAGAAAATCCCAATATGCAGGAATTATTTCCAAATATCAGTTCGGTAATCAGCGAGCCTGTCAATATTTTTGGAATTACATCTGGAAATGCGGGGAAATTAACCGCTGTTTTCTCAGTTGGAAATGAAAAATTTGAAACACCTGTAGATTTTTCAAAAGCTCAGCAATTAGAAAACTGGCAGGTCGCTCAGTTTTGGGCTCAGAAAAAAATAAATGAATTAGAACTAAATTCTACTCAAAACCGTCAGGAAATTAAAAATATCAGTGAACAATTCGGGGTTGTAAGTAAAAACACAAGTTTGATTGTCTTGGATGATATTAATGATTACGTACGCTATAAAATTACTCCGCCACAGGAATTATTAGCTGATTATCAGAAAATTGTTTCTCAGAACAAAGGAAGAGTTTTAGAACAGAGAAAAAATCTTTTATCTAAAGCTTTTGATAAAACCAGAGAATTAAAAACGTGGTGGAATACAGAATTTAAACCTGTAGAAAAAAAGGAATATCCAAGAGTTATTAACCAATCAACAAGAGATACGACAAGTGTTGCAAGAGGTTTGGACGAAGTAGTACTTTTAGGATATACTCCTAATGCAAATAGAGCTGTTGAAATGGAAGCTTCAAGTTCAGATGCTATGGTAGATATTATAGCTGAAAAACCAAAAGGAAAAATCACTTTAGTCGATGTAGAAAGTACAGAAGAATACATGAAAGATTTTCAGAATTTGCAGTCTGCAGAAGTGATTTATCAGAAATATTTAGAAAATCGCTCAAAGCATGAAAAACAGGTTTCTTATTATTTTGATATTTCTAAATTACTGTTCAAAAAAGGTGACAAAGCACTTTCACTAAAAGTTTTAAGTACGTTAGCAGAGCTTGATCTTGAAAATGAAGAGCTGTACAAAACCATTTATTATCTGTTAAAACAAAGAGGTCATTACGATAAAGAACTTTGGATTACGCAGAAAATCCTTGAATGGCGACCTTTTGATGCGCAAAGCCACAGAGATTATGCATTAGCTTTGGTCGATAACAAAAAAACGCAGGAAGCTTTAAATATTTATAAATCTTTGCTGTATCAGGAATTTACAGATGAAATTTCAATGCGTGATAACGGAATTGAAGAAATTCTCATTATGGAAATCAACAATATTTTAAAGCAAAATAAAAATGTTGACGGAAGTAAAATCGATGATCGCCTGAAAGCAGATTTGCCTGTAGATATTCGTGTCGTGATCAATTGGAATAAAGACAATACAGACATCGATCTTTGGGTAACCGATCCGAAAGGAGAAGATTGCTCTTATCAGCATAAATCTACTGCGATTGGCGGAAGAATAAGTAACGATTTTACACAAGGCTTCGGCCCAGAACAGTTTTTGCTGAAAAAAGCAGTGAAAGGAAAATATAAAATCAAGACTAATTTCTTTGGGGAAAGACAGAATATTCTTTCCGGACCAACAACAGTTATGGCGGAAGTTTATCTTTATTATTCTGATGGAAGACAGGAAAGAAAGATTGCCGTTTTCCAAAGCCAGAAAGAAAATAAAAAAGAAAATGATAGCAAAATTCTGATTGGAGAATTTGAGTTTTAA
- the kdsB gene encoding 3-deoxy-manno-octulosonate cytidylyltransferase, with translation MKIIAVIPARYEASRFPAKLMQILGEKTVITTTYENVVETGLFDEVFVATDSEIIFNEIQNHGGKAVMTGQHETGSDRIAEAVQNIDCDIVINVQGDEPFLKLEPLKQLIEVFKEDENQEISLASLKIKLHEKEEVENPNNVKVITDNNGFALYFSRSVIPFHREVSYDVDYFKHIGVYAFRKHALLQFSKLEMKPLEISEKIECIRYLEYGMKIKLIETNFIGVGIDTPEDLEKARKLL, from the coding sequence ATGAAAATTATCGCTGTTATTCCTGCGCGTTATGAAGCCAGCCGTTTTCCCGCAAAACTGATGCAGATTTTGGGTGAAAAAACAGTCATTACAACAACCTATGAAAATGTTGTAGAAACCGGACTTTTCGATGAAGTTTTTGTAGCTACAGATTCTGAAATCATCTTTAATGAAATTCAAAATCATGGCGGAAAAGCTGTAATGACAGGACAACACGAAACAGGAAGCGACCGAATTGCAGAAGCAGTACAAAACATCGACTGTGATATTGTTATCAATGTTCAGGGCGACGAACCGTTTTTAAAATTAGAACCTTTAAAGCAGCTAATAGAAGTTTTTAAAGAAGATGAAAACCAGGAAATTTCTTTGGCTTCATTAAAAATAAAACTTCATGAAAAAGAAGAAGTAGAAAACCCGAATAATGTAAAAGTGATTACCGATAACAATGGTTTTGCATTGTATTTCAGCCGTTCTGTAATTCCTTTTCACAGGGAAGTTTCTTATGATGTTGATTACTTTAAACACATCGGAGTTTACGCTTTCAGAAAACATGCCTTACTTCAATTCTCAAAATTAGAAATGAAACCTTTGGAAATTTCAGAAAAAATAGAGTGCATCCGTTATCTGGAATATGGAATGAAAATCAAATTAATAGAAACCAATTTCATCGGAGTCGGGATTGATACTCCAGAAGATCTAGAAAAAGCTAGAAAATTATTATAA
- a CDS encoding histidine kinase, protein MKKLLIVFVLIISQLSFAQTAKEIIDKNIELSGGLTNWKLLNSVLLQGKVILGIKDEYPIKIYQQRPNLTKTVITIGNKETAIEGYDGSKGYAMNYATNKIQEYKEYVPESFDNDFIDWENKGFEAKYLGKEKVGEIYCHKVELTKNVNKNYYYFDTKSFMLLKEIKKDETLTYSDYKKVGNLMMPFRLESSSAKKDGDYVMLLNKVEINKVFPANSFKF, encoded by the coding sequence ATGAAGAAATTACTCATCGTTTTCGTCCTGATTATTTCGCAATTATCTTTCGCTCAGACTGCTAAAGAAATTATAGATAAAAACATAGAATTATCGGGAGGATTAACCAATTGGAAACTTTTAAATTCAGTATTACTTCAGGGAAAAGTAATTTTAGGAATTAAGGACGAATATCCTATCAAAATATATCAGCAAAGACCAAATTTAACCAAAACGGTCATTACGATCGGCAATAAAGAAACTGCAATTGAAGGTTACGATGGCTCTAAAGGTTATGCGATGAACTATGCAACCAATAAAATTCAGGAGTATAAAGAATATGTTCCTGAAAGTTTTGATAATGATTTTATCGATTGGGAAAACAAAGGATTTGAAGCAAAATATTTAGGCAAAGAAAAAGTAGGAGAGATCTATTGTCACAAAGTAGAATTGACGAAAAATGTCAATAAAAATTACTATTATTTCGATACAAAATCGTTCATGCTTTTAAAAGAAATAAAAAAAGATGAAACTTTAACGTATTCAGATTACAAAAAGGTAGGGAATTTGATGATGCCATTCAGATTAGAATCATCGAGCGCCAAAAAAGATGGCGATTATGTGATGCTTCTAAACAAAGTGGAAATCAACAAAGTATTTCCTGCAAACAGTTTTAAATTTTAA
- a CDS encoding glutathione peroxidase — translation MKKFFIVLISFIAFSNSCAQKKSEVSKVKTKQAMSQTIYDYKVDALEEGKTINFADFKGKKILVVNTASECGFTPQYADLEKLSKEYGDKLVVIGFPANNFGGQEPGTNVEIGAFCQKNYGVTFPLAAKVSVKGDDTAPIFKFLTEKQLNGVKDTEVKWNFTKFLIDENGKLIDSFVSKVKPTDVEITKYLK, via the coding sequence ATGAAAAAGTTTTTTATAGTGCTTATTTCTTTTATAGCATTTTCTAATAGTTGCGCTCAGAAAAAAAGCGAAGTTTCTAAAGTAAAAACCAAACAGGCTATGTCACAAACAATATACGATTACAAAGTAGATGCTCTTGAAGAAGGCAAAACAATCAATTTTGCAGATTTTAAAGGAAAGAAGATCCTTGTTGTAAATACTGCTTCAGAATGCGGATTTACACCTCAATATGCAGATTTGGAAAAGCTTTCTAAAGAATACGGCGATAAATTGGTTGTGATTGGTTTCCCTGCAAATAATTTTGGTGGACAAGAACCAGGAACAAATGTTGAAATCGGTGCATTTTGCCAGAAAAATTATGGAGTTACTTTTCCTTTAGCAGCCAAAGTTTCTGTGAAAGGAGACGATACTGCACCAATTTTTAAATTTCTTACCGAAAAACAATTGAACGGTGTAAAAGACACCGAAGTGAAATGGAACTTTACCAAGTTTTTAATTGACGAAAACGGTAAGCTTATCGATAGTTTTGTAAGCAAAGTAAAACCTACGGATGTAGAAATTACTAAATATTTGAAATAA